From Candidatus Atelocyanobacterium thalassa isolate ALOHA, a single genomic window includes:
- the psaB gene encoding photosystem I core protein PsaB — translation MATKFPKFSQDLAQDPTTRRIWYGMATAHDFEIHDGMTEENLYQKIFASHFGHLAIIFLWTSGTLFHVAWQGNFEQWIKDPINIHPIAHAIWDPHFGKGAIDAFTQAGASSPVNIAYSGVYHWFYTIGMTSNSELYQGSIFLLILASLFLFAGWLHLQPKFRPNLAWFKNAESRLNHHLAGLFGVSSLAWAGHLIHVAIPESRGQHIRWNNFLSTPPHPAGLEPFFTANWGVYAQNPDTVNHAFGTADGSGTAILTFLGGFHPQTESLWLTDIAHHHLAIAVIFIIAGHMYRTNWGIGHSINEILEAHNPPLSDPFHHGRLGAGHRNMYDTVNNSLHFQLGLALASLGTITSLVAQHMYAMPSYAFIAQDHTTQAALYTHHQYIAGFLMVGAFAHGAIFFVRDYDPESNKDNVLARMLEHKEAIISHLSWVSLFLGFHTLGLYVHNDVVVAFGTPEKQILVEPIFAQFIQAASGKVLYGFDVLLSNPDSMASTGAAYLPNWLEAVNSSKNSLFIDIGPGDFLVHHAIALGLHTTVLTLVKGALDARGSKLMPDKKDFGYAFPCDGPGRGGTCDISAWDSFYLAMFWMLNTIGWVTFYWHWKHLGIWSGNVAQFNENSTYIMGWVRDYLWANSAQLINGYNPYGTNNLSVWAWMFLLGHLVWATGFMFLISWRGYWQELIETLVWAHEQTPLANLVQWKDKPVALSILQARLVGLTHFTVGYVLTYAAFLIASTASKFG, via the coding sequence ATGGCAACTAAATTTCCAAAATTTAGCCAGGATCTCGCCCAAGATCCAACTACTCGTCGGATCTGGTATGGAATGGCTACGGCCCACGATTTTGAAATCCATGATGGAATGACCGAAGAAAATCTTTATCAGAAGATTTTCGCTTCTCATTTTGGTCATCTTGCTATCATATTTTTGTGGACTTCCGGTACCCTTTTTCACGTAGCCTGGCAAGGTAACTTCGAACAATGGATCAAAGATCCTATTAATATTCATCCTATCGCTCATGCGATATGGGATCCACATTTTGGTAAAGGTGCAATTGATGCCTTTACACAAGCCGGTGCTTCTTCTCCTGTTAATATCGCTTATTCAGGTGTTTATCATTGGTTTTATACAATTGGTATGACAAGTAATAGCGAGCTTTACCAAGGATCTATTTTCCTTTTGATTCTTGCTTCGCTATTCTTATTTGCTGGTTGGTTACATTTACAACCTAAGTTTCGTCCAAATTTGGCATGGTTCAAAAATGCTGAATCCCGTCTAAATCATCATTTAGCTGGTTTGTTTGGTGTTAGTTCTCTAGCTTGGGCAGGTCACCTGATTCATGTTGCAATTCCTGAATCTCGTGGTCAGCATATACGCTGGAATAACTTTTTATCTACTCCTCCTCATCCTGCAGGATTAGAACCGTTTTTCACAGCTAATTGGGGTGTTTATGCACAAAATCCTGATACTGTTAACCATGCTTTTGGTACAGCCGATGGTTCAGGAACAGCAATATTGACATTTTTAGGTGGTTTTCACCCTCAGACTGAATCACTTTGGTTGACTGATATAGCTCATCATCATTTGGCAATTGCAGTAATATTTATTATTGCAGGTCATATGTATAGAACTAACTGGGGAATTGGTCATAGTATTAATGAAATACTTGAAGCTCATAACCCTCCTCTTAGTGACCCATTTCACCATGGAAGATTAGGTGCTGGTCATCGTAATATGTATGACACAGTAAACAATTCTCTTCATTTTCAACTTGGTTTAGCACTGGCTTCTCTAGGGACTATTACCTCCTTAGTGGCGCAACATATGTATGCCATGCCTTCTTATGCTTTTATAGCCCAAGATCACACTACTCAAGCTGCTCTCTATACTCATCATCAGTACATAGCTGGATTTTTGATGGTAGGAGCTTTTGCACATGGTGCAATTTTCTTTGTACGTGATTACGATCCTGAAAGCAATAAAGATAATGTTTTAGCTAGAATGCTTGAACACAAAGAAGCAATTATTTCTCACTTAAGTTGGGTATCCTTGTTTCTTGGCTTTCATACTTTAGGGTTATACGTTCATAACGATGTAGTAGTAGCTTTTGGAACTCCTGAAAAACAAATTTTAGTTGAACCAATTTTTGCTCAATTTATACAAGCAGCTTCTGGAAAAGTCCTCTATGGCTTTGATGTTTTGTTATCTAACCCTGATAGCATGGCTTCTACCGGAGCTGCCTATTTGCCGAATTGGTTAGAAGCGGTTAATAGCAGTAAAAATTCATTGTTTATTGATATTGGTCCTGGTGATTTCTTAGTGCATCATGCCATTGCTCTTGGCCTACATACTACTGTCTTAACTTTAGTCAAAGGTGCATTAGATGCTAGAGGCTCTAAACTAATGCCTGATAAGAAAGATTTTGGTTATGCTTTTCCTTGTGATGGGCCTGGCCGCGGAGGTACTTGTGATATTTCTGCTTGGGATTCTTTCTATCTAGCAATGTTTTGGATGCTTAACACAATAGGGTGGGTAACCTTCTATTGGCATTGGAAACACTTAGGTATTTGGTCTGGTAATGTAGCTCAGTTTAACGAAAATTCAACCTACATAATGGGTTGGGTACGTGATTATCTCTGGGCTAACTCAGCTCAATTAATTAATGGATATAATCCATATGGAACAAATAATTTATCCGTTTGGGCTTGGATGTTCCTTCTAGGACATCTAGTCTGGGCAACTGGATTTATGTTCTTAATTTCCTGGCGTGGTTACTGGCAAGAGTTGATAGAAACACTTGTTTGGGCACATGAGCAAACACCATTAGCTAACCTAGTACAATGGAAAGACAAACCAGTTGCTCTTTCTATTCTACAAGCTCGCTTAGTTGGTTTAACTCATTTCACAGTAGGTTATGTACTAACCTATGCCGCCTTTCTTATTGCTTCAACAGCTAGTAAATTCGGCTAG
- a CDS encoding alpha-mannosidase yields the protein MKVPEFTQKLRQLTIINIQSNWFTTSKKVTTDIIESTDLSLMKTNEKEYLIWNAGSKTTWLIQEITVQKFLNGYSLQGFSLRLSLTWWAEKAQIFINKQLVQVGDLFDSSARILLTPSVEKEQKIIISLCLTSPSHDVGALMKSKLIYENNDHLGDPGFFADEIDILYKYLCAFKPSEIEFLEKKINKFDWNNISSPKCFSNQIHKIRQELMLFSDDIKKRNFNILGHAHLDIAWLWTINETWEIGKRTFQSVINLQKDFKNLTFCHTSPALYEWIEKKQPDLFQEIVAQSKKGKWEVLGGMWIEPEVNLISGESLVRQILYGQNYIKEKFGEITKIAWLPDSFGFCLQLPQIFKLGGIDYFVTGKLHWGRTVKFPHSIFWWKSLDGTKILTLMSPPNTEGVMNTNPIVMTDYSIKWEKETQLKEIFWVPGIGDHGGGPTRDMLKVANRWDKSPFFPKVDFITAKQYLDKIFSVIKDKLNIPIWDDELYLDLHRGCYTTHADQKYLNRRTEELLYKAELWTSISSIINNKFVNNNIRNSIKSVWKQVLLNQFHDILPGTSTTDVFIEANKGWKKTKLIADKILNNALRNIISHIKYPRAPYLHAKPIVIFNHLSWERSEVVEINSQDNKYEVFNLDNIQLSSQLSHDNKLLFYADSIPSLGYRVFWIVPSNNLKYTNKKVINKTNSDFILENSFLIVKISEKTGNIMMIYDKVNHRNILKAESNKLESFQDRGQYWDAWNIDPEYKNYLLPDAILKSIEVLEEGPIQWKIRVVKEIGKSKFVQDYILQVNSSIVKIKTTVDWKETYVLVKASFYLNITSDCTSYEIPFGSIKRTNLHTTAYEKAKWEVPSLRWADITDNNDNYGVSLLNDCKYGYDSEHDLLRLTLLKSPQWPDPNCDKGIHQFSYAIYPHKGTTKEAKTVHKAYELNIPLQVIKVSNECIGETKLPPVFSGISTNDNLIVSAFKPSEDKKYTYILRFYESEGEKTNIDFKSDLGFVLDKKVNLLEQEIQQDQDYIKPWEIASFMLVDKI from the coding sequence ATGAAAGTCCCTGAATTTACTCAAAAACTTCGTCAGCTTACAATCATTAATATTCAAAGCAATTGGTTTACCACTTCAAAAAAAGTAACAACCGATATAATTGAATCGACTGACTTAAGCTTAATGAAGACTAATGAAAAAGAATATTTAATTTGGAATGCAGGTAGCAAAACAACATGGCTAATCCAGGAAATTACCGTCCAAAAATTTTTGAACGGATATTCTTTACAAGGATTTTCTCTAAGACTATCGTTAACTTGGTGGGCAGAGAAAGCTCAAATATTTATTAACAAGCAATTAGTACAAGTCGGTGATTTGTTTGACTCCTCAGCAAGAATTTTATTAACACCTTCGGTTGAAAAAGAACAAAAAATAATTATTTCTTTATGCTTAACTAGTCCAAGTCATGATGTTGGGGCATTAATGAAATCAAAACTTATTTATGAAAATAATGATCATTTAGGTGACCCAGGATTTTTTGCTGACGAGATAGATATACTTTATAAATATTTATGTGCATTCAAACCTAGTGAAATAGAATTTTTAGAGAAGAAGATTAATAAATTCGATTGGAATAATATTAGTAGCCCTAAGTGTTTTAGTAATCAAATACATAAAATACGTCAAGAGCTAATGTTGTTTAGTGATGATATTAAAAAACGTAACTTTAATATTCTCGGACATGCACACTTAGATATTGCTTGGTTATGGACAATTAATGAAACTTGGGAAATAGGCAAACGAACTTTTCAATCAGTCATTAATTTACAAAAAGACTTTAAAAATTTAACGTTTTGTCATACTTCTCCTGCTCTTTATGAATGGATTGAAAAAAAACAACCTGATCTTTTTCAAGAAATTGTAGCGCAATCCAAGAAAGGTAAATGGGAAGTACTAGGAGGGATGTGGATCGAACCAGAAGTTAATTTAATATCTGGAGAGTCTCTCGTAAGACAAATTTTATATGGGCAAAACTATATCAAAGAAAAATTTGGGGAAATTACTAAAATTGCTTGGTTACCAGATAGTTTTGGATTCTGTTTGCAATTACCACAAATCTTCAAACTAGGTGGAATAGACTATTTCGTTACTGGAAAGCTACATTGGGGACGTACCGTAAAATTTCCTCATAGTATCTTTTGGTGGAAATCTCTCGATGGTACAAAAATATTAACACTAATGTCTCCGCCAAACACAGAAGGTGTTATGAATACTAATCCTATAGTTATGACAGACTATAGTATTAAATGGGAAAAAGAAACTCAGCTAAAAGAAATCTTTTGGGTTCCAGGCATAGGAGATCATGGTGGTGGACCAACACGTGATATGTTGAAGGTCGCTAATCGTTGGGACAAATCTCCCTTCTTCCCTAAGGTTGATTTTATTACTGCTAAGCAGTATTTAGATAAAATCTTTAGTGTCATAAAGGACAAACTAAATATACCGATTTGGGATGATGAATTGTATTTAGATTTGCATCGTGGTTGTTACACAACTCATGCGGATCAAAAATATCTTAACCGTCGTACCGAAGAATTATTGTATAAAGCAGAACTTTGGACATCTATTAGTTCTATTATTAATAATAAATTTGTAAATAATAATATTAGAAATAGTATAAAGTCTGTATGGAAACAAGTTTTACTAAACCAGTTCCATGATATATTGCCAGGAACTTCTACAACAGACGTATTTATAGAAGCTAATAAAGGATGGAAAAAAACAAAGTTAATTGCAGATAAAATTTTAAATAATGCCCTCAGAAACATCATATCTCATATAAAATATCCACGAGCTCCATATCTTCATGCTAAACCAATTGTTATTTTTAATCATTTAAGTTGGGAAAGATCTGAGGTCGTTGAAATTAATTCACAAGATAATAAGTATGAAGTTTTCAACCTCGATAATATTCAGTTATCAAGCCAATTATCACATGATAATAAGTTATTGTTTTATGCTGATAGTATTCCATCTCTCGGATACCGAGTCTTTTGGATAGTTCCTTCTAATAATTTAAAGTACACTAACAAAAAAGTAATAAATAAAACTAATTCTGACTTTATTTTAGAAAATAGCTTTTTAATAGTAAAGATTAGCGAAAAAACCGGAAATATTATGATGATTTATGACAAAGTAAACCATCGTAATATTTTGAAAGCAGAAAGCAATAAACTGGAAAGCTTTCAAGACAGAGGACAGTACTGGGATGCTTGGAATATTGATCCAGAATATAAGAATTATCTCTTACCTGATGCGATATTAAAGTCTATTGAAGTTTTAGAAGAAGGTCCTATTCAATGGAAAATCAGAGTTGTTAAAGAGATCGGGAAATCTAAGTTTGTTCAAGATTACATATTACAAGTTAATTCTTCTATTGTAAAAATTAAAACTACTGTTGATTGGAAAGAAACATATGTTTTGGTCAAAGCTTCTTTCTATTTAAATATTACAAGTGATTGCACTAGTTATGAAATTCCTTTTGGTTCTATCAAGAGAACAAACTTACATACAACAGCTTATGAAAAGGCAAAATGGGAAGTCCCAAGTTTGAGATGGGCTGATATTACTGACAATAATGATAACTATGGAGTTAGTTTATTGAACGATTGTAAATATGGTTATGATAGCGAACACGACTTGCTTAGATTAACTTTGTTGAAAAGTCCTCAATGGCCTGATCCTAATTGTGACAAAGGAATTCATCAATTCAGTTATGCTATTTACCCTCACAAAGGAACTACAAAAGAAGCCAAAACTGTTCATAAAGCATATGAACTTAATATACCATTACAAGTAATTAAGGTTAGTAATGAATGTATAGGTGAAACTAAGTTACCTCCTGTTTTTTCAGGAATAAGTACTAATGATAATTTAATCGTATCTGCATTTAAGCCTTCAGAAGATAAAAAATATACCTACATACTAAGATTCTATGAGTCTGAAGGAGAAAAAACCAATATAGACTTTAAGAGTGATCTAGGTTTTGTTTTAGACAAAAAAGTTAACTTATTAGAACAAGAAATTCAGCAAGATCAGGATTATATTAAGCCTTGGGAAATTGCAAGTTTCATGCTTGTAGATAAAATTTAA
- the gloB gene encoding hydroxyacylglutathione hydrolase: protein MYVRFLPALSDNYIFLLHNFKNKTAVVVDPAEYDVIINCLNKLGIRLTAILNTHHHQDHIGANKKLIEHFPHISVYGSEQDKGRIPGQNHYLKEGDQFNFAGKNAEIFFIPGHTNGHIAYYFPPSSNQKIGELFCGDTLFASGCGRLFEGTASQMYKSLMKLRNLPDTTRVWCSHEYTLNNLKFALTIEKNNHNLLLRYNKAISTRKNNKATIPSFLKEEKETNPFLRCDSQSLQEIMGINDPVKVFQKIRELKDNFN from the coding sequence ATGTATGTTAGGTTTTTGCCAGCTTTATCAGATAATTATATTTTTTTACTACATAACTTTAAAAACAAAACTGCTGTTGTTGTAGATCCGGCTGAATATGATGTGATCATTAATTGTTTAAACAAATTAGGAATAAGATTAACAGCAATTTTAAATACGCATCATCATCAAGATCATATAGGAGCAAATAAGAAATTAATAGAACATTTTCCTCATATATCTGTTTATGGAAGCGAACAGGATAAAGGAAGAATTCCAGGACAAAATCATTATTTGAAAGAAGGCGATCAATTTAATTTTGCTGGTAAAAATGCTGAAATATTTTTTATTCCTGGTCATACCAATGGTCATATCGCGTATTATTTTCCTCCAAGTTCTAATCAAAAAATAGGAGAATTATTTTGTGGCGATACCTTGTTTGCATCAGGATGTGGGCGACTGTTTGAAGGAACTGCTAGCCAAATGTATAAATCTTTAATGAAGTTAAGGAACTTACCAGATACAACTCGTGTTTGGTGTTCTCATGAATACACTTTGAATAATCTTAAATTTGCTTTAACTATTGAGAAAAATAATCATAATTTACTTCTTCGATATAATAAAGCAATCAGTACTCGTAAGAATAATAAAGCAACTATTCCATCTTTTTTAAAAGAAGAAAAAGAAACAAATCCTTTTTTAAGGTGTGATTCTCAATCTCTACAAGAAATAATGGGAATAAATGATCCTGTAAAAGTATTTCAAAAGATTAGAGAACTTAAAGATAATTTTAATTAA
- a CDS encoding thioesterase family protein — translation MSYYRTIHLSDTDSAGVVYFASLLSICHEAYEKELQLIGIDLKNLFLNSETAIPITHAEIDFYQPLFCGYNLRLDTSINHYSNTEFSVIYYIFSESIPSRYSAVAKTTHVSIDINSRQRVTLESSILRWLHKKHHVINE, via the coding sequence ATGAGCTATTATCGAACTATTCATCTTTCAGACACTGATTCAGCAGGAGTTGTATATTTTGCCTCCTTATTATCAATTTGCCATGAAGCTTATGAAAAAGAGCTTCAATTAATAGGAATTGATCTAAAAAATTTATTTTTGAACTCTGAAACTGCTATTCCTATTACTCATGCTGAGATTGATTTTTATCAACCTTTATTTTGTGGTTATAACTTACGATTAGATACCTCAATTAATCATTATAGTAATACTGAATTTAGTGTTATTTACTATATATTTTCTGAATCAATTCCTAGCAGATACTCTGCAGTAGCGAAAACTACTCATGTGTCTATTGATATTAATAGTCGTCAAAGAGTTACTCTTGAATCGTCTATTCTTAGATGGCTACACAAAAAACATCATGTCATAAATGAGTAA
- the psaA gene encoding photosystem I core protein PsaA: MAKGTEARAKVIVDTDPVPTSFEKWGEPGHFDRTLVRGPKTTTWIWNLHANAHDFDSQTDDLEDVSRKIFSAHFGHLSVIFVWLSGMFFHGAKFSNYEAWLTNPTLIKPSAQVVWPVVGQGILNGDMGGGFHGIQITSGLFYLWRSSGYTNSYQLYATAIGALVMAALMLFAGWFHYHKKAPKLEWFQNVESMLNHHVAGILGLGCLSWAGHLIHVSLPVNKLLDAGVAIKDIPLPHEFFDASKMAELYPSFAKGIIPFFTLDWGAYSDFLTFNGGLNPQTGSLWLTDIAHHHLAVAVLFIIGGHVYRTNWNIGHGMKELLDAHQGPLTGEGHKGLYEILTTSWHAQLAINLALLGSLSIVIAQHMYAMPPYPYLAIDYATQLSLFTHHMWIGGFLIVGAGAHGAIFMIRDYNPAQNVDNLLDRMIRHRDAIISHLNWVCMFLGFHSFGLYVHNDTMRALGRPQDMFSDSAIQLQPIFAQWLQNIHSIAPTGTAPHALATASYAFGGDTIAVANKVAMMPITLGTADFMIHHVHAFTIHVTVLILLKGVLYARSSRLIPDKNELGFRFSCDGPGRGGTCQVSGWDHVFLGLFWMYNSLSVVIFHFSWKMQSDVWGTVSSSGDVTHTTLGNFAQSAITINGWLRDFLWAQSVNVINSYGSELSAYGIMFLAGHFVFAFSLMFLFSGRGYWQELIESIVWAHNKLNVAPSIQPRALSIIQGRAVGVTHFLLGGIVTTWAFFLARSLSL; this comes from the coding sequence ATGGCAAAAGGTACTGAGGCGAGAGCTAAGGTTATAGTAGATACCGATCCAGTGCCCACCTCTTTTGAAAAGTGGGGTGAGCCAGGACATTTTGATCGCACTTTAGTTCGAGGTCCCAAAACTACTACTTGGATTTGGAACCTTCATGCTAATGCACACGATTTTGATAGCCAAACTGATGATTTAGAAGATGTTTCGCGCAAAATTTTTAGCGCACACTTTGGTCATCTATCTGTTATTTTTGTTTGGTTGAGCGGCATGTTTTTTCATGGCGCAAAATTTTCTAATTACGAAGCGTGGTTAACTAACCCAACACTTATCAAACCTAGCGCTCAAGTTGTTTGGCCAGTCGTAGGTCAAGGAATTTTAAATGGAGACATGGGCGGTGGTTTTCATGGTATCCAGATCACCTCTGGTCTGTTTTATCTATGGAGATCTTCAGGTTATACAAATAGTTATCAACTTTATGCTACTGCTATTGGCGCTCTAGTCATGGCTGCTTTAATGTTGTTTGCTGGATGGTTCCATTACCATAAAAAAGCTCCTAAGCTTGAGTGGTTTCAAAACGTAGAATCCATGCTCAATCATCATGTAGCGGGAATATTAGGATTAGGATGCCTTTCTTGGGCAGGTCATCTAATTCATGTTTCTTTACCAGTTAATAAGTTATTAGATGCTGGAGTAGCTATTAAAGATATTCCCCTTCCTCATGAATTTTTCGATGCTAGCAAAATGGCGGAATTATATCCAAGTTTTGCTAAAGGAATAATTCCTTTCTTTACTTTGGACTGGGGCGCTTATTCAGATTTCTTAACTTTCAATGGTGGACTAAATCCACAAACAGGAAGTTTATGGCTTACTGATATAGCTCATCATCATTTGGCAGTTGCTGTTCTTTTCATAATTGGTGGTCATGTTTACAGAACTAACTGGAATATTGGTCATGGAATGAAAGAGCTTCTTGATGCTCATCAAGGTCCTCTTACAGGAGAAGGACATAAAGGATTATACGAGATCTTAACGACTTCATGGCATGCTCAATTAGCAATTAATTTAGCACTACTAGGATCATTGAGTATCGTAATAGCTCAGCATATGTATGCTATGCCTCCTTATCCTTATCTAGCAATTGACTATGCAACTCAACTATCTTTATTCACTCACCATATGTGGATTGGTGGATTTTTAATAGTTGGTGCTGGTGCGCATGGTGCAATCTTTATGATACGAGATTACAATCCTGCCCAAAATGTTGATAATCTTTTGGATCGAATGATTCGTCATCGTGATGCAATAATTTCTCATCTTAACTGGGTTTGTATGTTTCTTGGTTTTCATAGTTTTGGACTTTATGTTCATAACGATACTATGAGAGCATTAGGACGTCCACAAGATATGTTTTCAGATTCAGCTATTCAATTACAACCAATTTTCGCTCAATGGTTGCAAAATATTCATTCAATAGCACCTACTGGAACAGCGCCTCATGCGTTGGCAACTGCTAGCTATGCTTTTGGAGGCGATACCATTGCAGTTGCTAATAAGGTTGCTATGATGCCTATCACTTTAGGAACAGCTGATTTCATGATTCACCATGTTCATGCTTTCACTATTCATGTAACTGTTCTTATCCTGTTAAAGGGAGTACTTTATGCTCGTAGTTCTCGTCTTATTCCAGATAAGAATGAACTAGGATTCCGATTCTCTTGTGACGGACCTGGAAGGGGTGGTACTTGCCAAGTTTCTGGTTGGGATCATGTTTTCCTTGGATTATTTTGGATGTACAACTCTCTCTCTGTAGTAATTTTCCACTTCTCTTGGAAAATGCAGTCAGACGTTTGGGGAACAGTATCTTCTAGTGGAGATGTTACACACACTACTCTAGGTAACTTTGCACAAAGTGCTATTACCATAAATGGTTGGTTAAGAGATTTTCTTTGGGCACAGTCAGTTAATGTAATTAACTCTTACGGCTCTGAGTTATCAGCATATGGAATTATGTTCTTAGCTGGTCACTTTGTCTTTGCCTTTAGTTTAATGTTTCTATTTAGTGGACGTGGTTATTGGCAAGAGCTTATTGAGTCTATCGTTTGGGCTCATAATAAGTTAAATGTTGCGCCTTCTATTCAACCTCGTGCTTTGAGTATTATTCAAGGACGAGCTGTTGGAGTAACCCACTTTTTGTTGGGAGGAATTGTAACTACTTGGGCATTCTTCTTAGCAAGAAGTTTATCACTTTAA
- the ruvA gene encoding Holliday junction branch migration protein RuvA: MINYFKGSFVEILKDTKNKIVLIMEVNQIGYEIQITSKLEEKLSNKKSDYIQVFIHLQTREDSQILYGFINKLEQELFRQLININGIGAQLSITLLNTLGSEKLIKAVCSGNVKMLSESPGVGKKTAERIILELNSKLLKLIEAFEIKVELHSCNSSENTLEDITSSLLLLGYDREGVDRVTVYLKNNQFLSKQINTEELLRTAITWLSDNSH, translated from the coding sequence GTGATTAACTATTTTAAAGGAAGTTTTGTTGAAATCCTAAAAGATACCAAAAATAAAATAGTTCTAATTATGGAGGTTAATCAGATAGGATATGAAATACAAATCACTTCCAAGTTAGAAGAAAAATTATCTAATAAAAAATCAGATTATATTCAAGTGTTTATACATTTACAGACACGAGAAGATTCTCAGATTTTATATGGATTTATTAATAAATTAGAGCAAGAGCTTTTTCGACAACTCATAAATATTAATGGTATTGGAGCGCAGCTATCAATTACTTTACTTAACACATTGGGTTCAGAAAAATTAATAAAGGCAGTGTGTTCGGGTAATGTCAAAATGTTATCTGAATCTCCTGGCGTAGGTAAAAAAACGGCTGAAAGAATAATTTTAGAATTAAATAGTAAATTATTAAAATTGATAGAGGCATTTGAAATAAAAGTAGAATTGCATTCTTGCAATTCATCTGAAAATACTTTAGAAGATATTACATCAAGCTTATTGTTATTAGGTTATGATCGAGAAGGAGTAGACAGGGTGACTGTTTACTTAAAAAATAATCAGTTTCTATCAAAGCAAATAAATACAGAAGAATTATTAAGAACAGCAATTACTTGGTTAAGTGACAATAGTCATTAA